One genomic segment of Deltaproteobacteria bacterium includes these proteins:
- a CDS encoding NFACT family protein — MDAFLLKQAAAELLGELRGALVSKIHQPAEKEIVLTLWTGRDEKRLLLSADPEICRIHLSSRKIPNPPSPPRFCQFLRRHLEGMRIEGLSVAPFDRLVRIDFLATRPDAVHEKTTMYAELYGRHANLIYTDSDGTILEPLRNVGQEESRIREIAAGIPYRPLPRPERIFLPDFTMGDAERIAALTFESLPRLLQREISGLGQELAREAAERGKSGPAELYAVIREFVRRYEAGDLSPGIGTLPSGKKRLLPFPCPAAGFSDFTPFPTANAAADAFYSEVTAARDEAILRQQLRSRISSLLKKERHKLENVGGDEDRLAEGLKGGERGELLKIHLGDLRKGLSEFKGIPLDPAKTPVENMTRYFRLHKKAKGAVEIVRKRKREVAESVYYLESLEGQLAEAQSRDDLIAVRQELSLAFASKKPQKGVKKKTTRPGAPKPPAPQVDGREFKGYAILVGKNNVGNDRIVKELASPDDLWLHAQGIPGSHVLIKVSPKEETPNEVIEEAARLAVFHSKAKGQSNVPVFLAEARHVSKFKGAKPGLVRIAKYSTINVR, encoded by the coding sequence ATGGACGCCTTCCTCCTGAAACAGGCGGCTGCGGAGCTCCTTGGGGAACTACGCGGCGCGCTGGTATCCAAAATCCACCAACCTGCGGAAAAGGAAATCGTCCTGACGCTGTGGACAGGCAGGGACGAAAAGCGGCTCCTTCTCTCCGCCGATCCCGAGATCTGCCGGATCCATCTTTCATCTCGTAAAATTCCCAACCCGCCCTCGCCTCCGAGGTTCTGCCAGTTTCTGCGGCGCCACCTTGAGGGGATGCGTATCGAAGGACTTTCCGTCGCTCCGTTCGACCGCCTCGTACGGATCGACTTTCTCGCGACAAGACCGGATGCCGTCCATGAGAAGACAACCATGTACGCCGAGCTGTACGGGAGGCACGCAAACCTCATTTATACGGACAGCGACGGAACGATCCTCGAACCGCTTCGTAACGTGGGGCAGGAGGAAAGCCGCATCCGGGAAATCGCGGCAGGGATCCCGTACCGGCCGCTTCCAAGGCCCGAGCGGATCTTCCTGCCCGACTTCACGATGGGCGATGCCGAACGGATCGCCGCACTCACCTTCGAGAGCCTGCCGCGCCTCCTCCAGCGGGAAATCTCGGGCCTCGGGCAGGAGCTCGCGCGCGAGGCTGCGGAACGCGGCAAGAGCGGCCCCGCTGAACTTTACGCCGTTATCCGCGAATTCGTCCGGCGGTACGAAGCGGGCGACCTTTCGCCCGGTATCGGCACGCTGCCGTCGGGTAAGAAACGGCTGCTACCCTTTCCATGTCCTGCGGCCGGTTTTTCGGATTTCACGCCGTTCCCCACCGCCAATGCTGCAGCCGACGCTTTCTATTCGGAGGTAACGGCGGCGCGAGATGAGGCGATACTTCGCCAGCAGCTACGCTCTCGCATTTCCTCCCTGTTGAAGAAGGAGAGGCATAAGCTCGAAAACGTCGGCGGGGACGAGGACAGGCTCGCGGAAGGGCTTAAAGGGGGAGAGCGCGGAGAATTGCTCAAGATTCACCTGGGGGATCTGCGCAAGGGGTTGTCGGAATTCAAGGGAATCCCCCTCGATCCCGCGAAAACGCCCGTGGAAAACATGACCCGGTACTTCCGCCTGCACAAGAAGGCGAAAGGGGCGGTCGAAATCGTCCGGAAGAGAAAACGGGAAGTGGCCGAATCGGTGTACTATCTCGAGTCGCTCGAAGGCCAGTTGGCTGAGGCGCAATCACGCGACGACCTGATCGCCGTGCGCCAGGAGCTTTCCCTGGCATTCGCGTCAAAAAAGCCGCAAAAGGGGGTAAAGAAAAAGACGACTCGTCCCGGCGCGCCGAAACCGCCCGCCCCGCAGGTCGATGGAAGGGAATTCAAAGGATACGCGATCCTCGTCGGAAAGAACAACGTGGGAAACGACCGGATCGTGAAGGAGCTCGCATCGCCCGACGACCTGTGGCTGCACGCGCAGGGGATACCGGGAAGCCATGTGCTTATCAAGGTCAGCCCGAAGGAGGAAACTCCGAATGAGGTGATCGAGGAAGCCGCCCGGCTTGCCGTCTTTCACAGCAAGGCAAAAGGCCAATCGAACGTTCCCGTTTTCCTCGCGGAGGCAAGGCACGTCTCCAAGTTCAAGGGGGCGAAACCCGGCCTTGTCCGCATCGCGAAATACAGCACCATCAACGTCCGTTAA
- a CDS encoding helix-turn-helix domain-containing protein, translating to MIFEAMKARKIKRADLARMTKIDFSYLDRLLKGKARFNEQNIETISKVLGILPWGEPAPIPVRITHSGKFEDPQLPKDRKLDYLAIPIVEPRVAAGNPETVTSEQVIDIVFIHRRALKRRSVRDYICTYVKGDSMSPVLRDGAIVCIDTKARPEGKKVPKDSIWAVRKDDGTVVKHIQVQEKSILLVSENPAYDIESVTDSDVIVGRVVGAWQNLA from the coding sequence ATGATTTTTGAAGCGATGAAGGCAAGGAAGATAAAACGGGCGGACCTTGCCAGGATGACGAAGATCGACTTTTCTTACCTCGACAGGCTGTTGAAGGGCAAGGCAAGGTTCAACGAACAAAATATCGAAACGATTTCGAAGGTTTTGGGCATTCTTCCGTGGGGGGAGCCGGCACCAATCCCGGTCCGAATCACCCATTCCGGGAAATTCGAGGACCCCCAACTCCCGAAGGACAGGAAACTCGATTACCTCGCAATACCGATCGTCGAGCCGAGAGTGGCAGCGGGTAATCCCGAAACCGTCACGAGCGAGCAGGTCATCGATATCGTTTTCATCCACCGCAGGGCCCTCAAGCGAAGGAGCGTCAGGGATTACATCTGCACCTACGTCAAGGGCGACAGCATGTCCCCAGTGCTACGGGACGGGGCGATCGTCTGCATCGACACGAAGGCGAGACCGGAGGGGAAGAAGGTCCCGAAGGATTCCATCTGGGCCGTGAGGAAGGATGACGGCACCGTGGTAAAACACATCCAGGTCCAGGAAAAATCGATACTGCTGGTTTCCGAAAATCCCGCTTACGATATCGAGTCCGTCACCGATAGTGACGTTATCGTTGGGCGCGTCGTGGGGGCGTGGCAGAACCTGGCTTAG
- a CDS encoding NAD+ synthase, translated as MKPLRIALAQINTTVGDISGNARKILEYADRARSERAAIVVFPELALTGYPPEDLLLRTSFVDANLSAWREIAGKIYGVTAVVGFADRGKDGRVYNAAGIASGGRVRGVYRKMHLPNYGVFDEMRYFGRGKEPFLFRAGRAPVGVTICEDIWVRGGPLPREAKAGARLILNLSSSPYHAGKWEIRKELVAGHARRTGRPVAYCNLVGGQDELVFDGGSMVVSGKGELLARARMFEEELLVCDVDGNGEGGPVAPVLGEEEEIFSALVLGTRDYVEKNRFPGAIIGLSGGIDSSIVAAIAVEALGPSRVTGVTMSSPYTIPQSVEDAHALAGNLGIRCIDLTIDEAFSAFGETLAGEFRGLSPDAAEENIQARIRGTLLMALSNKFGSLVLTTGNKSEMSVGYATLYGDMAGGFAVIKDLYKTMVYRVSRYINARKGSEVIPERVLTRPPSAELRPDQKDSDSLPEYDVLDPILRMYVEKDRSIPEMIARGYAENVVRKVVSLVDKSEYKRRQAPPGVKITPRALGKDRRMPITNRTNG; from the coding sequence ATGAAGCCGCTCCGCATCGCCCTGGCGCAGATCAACACGACCGTCGGCGACATCTCCGGCAACGCGAGGAAGATACTGGAATACGCGGACCGGGCGAGAAGCGAGCGAGCTGCAATAGTCGTCTTTCCGGAACTTGCACTCACAGGCTATCCGCCGGAAGACCTGCTCCTTCGCACCTCCTTCGTCGACGCGAACCTTTCGGCGTGGCGGGAGATCGCCGGGAAAATATACGGCGTCACCGCGGTGGTCGGATTCGCGGACCGCGGGAAGGACGGGCGCGTCTACAACGCGGCGGGTATCGCCTCCGGCGGACGCGTCCGAGGCGTTTATCGCAAAATGCATCTCCCGAATTACGGCGTGTTCGACGAGATGCGGTACTTCGGCCGGGGGAAGGAGCCGTTCCTCTTCCGGGCGGGGCGTGCGCCGGTCGGCGTGACGATTTGTGAAGACATATGGGTGCGCGGAGGTCCGCTCCCCCGCGAGGCGAAGGCGGGCGCGCGCCTTATCCTCAACCTTTCATCCTCTCCGTACCACGCGGGGAAGTGGGAGATCCGCAAGGAGCTGGTGGCCGGCCATGCGCGGCGCACCGGAAGGCCCGTCGCCTACTGCAACCTGGTGGGAGGGCAGGACGAGCTCGTCTTCGACGGCGGCAGCATGGTCGTTTCCGGGAAAGGCGAGCTCCTCGCGAGGGCGCGGATGTTCGAAGAGGAGCTTCTCGTCTGCGATGTGGACGGGAACGGCGAAGGCGGGCCGGTGGCTCCCGTCCTCGGGGAAGAGGAGGAGATCTTCAGTGCGCTGGTGCTGGGCACGCGCGACTACGTCGAAAAAAACCGGTTCCCGGGGGCGATCATCGGGTTGTCCGGCGGAATAGATTCCTCCATTGTTGCGGCGATCGCGGTGGAGGCGCTCGGGCCTTCCCGTGTGACCGGCGTCACGATGTCATCGCCCTATACGATCCCGCAGAGCGTAGAGGACGCGCACGCGCTTGCCGGGAACCTCGGCATCCGGTGCATCGACCTCACCATCGACGAGGCCTTCTCCGCATTCGGCGAAACCCTGGCGGGCGAGTTCCGCGGGCTTTCACCCGACGCAGCTGAAGAAAACATCCAGGCGCGAATCCGCGGGACGCTGCTCATGGCCCTATCCAACAAGTTCGGGTCGCTGGTGCTGACTACGGGGAACAAGAGCGAGATGAGTGTCGGGTACGCCACGCTTTACGGGGACATGGCCGGCGGGTTCGCAGTCATAAAAGACCTCTACAAGACGATGGTCTACCGGGTTTCCCGCTACATCAACGCGAGGAAAGGGAGCGAGGTAATACCGGAACGGGTCCTGACGCGCCCGCCTTCGGCGGAGTTGCGGCCCGACCAGAAGGATTCAGATTCTCTGCCCGAGTACGACGTCCTCGACCCGATCCTTCGCATGTACGTTGAGAAGGACCGCAGCATTCCGGAGATGATCGCGAGGGGATACGCCGAGAACGTCGTGCGAAAGGTCGTCTCCCTGGTCGACAAAAGCGAGTACAAGCGCCGCCAGGCCCCTCCCGGCGTGAAAATAACACCCCGCGCCCTCGGCAAGGACCGCCGCATGCCGATCACCAACCGGACGAACGGGTAA
- a CDS encoding PIN domain-containing protein, with the protein MRRLFLDSNVLFTAAHNPNGKAAFLFDLADEGHWELRTSAYAAEEARRNIAAKFPKSLDRLDRLLSNLSVVPSGTGRSCPVDLPEKDRPIFEAAMKCGATHLLTGDRKHFGFLMNRPDLTAGIVIRTVAGFLEKL; encoded by the coding sequence TTGAGGAGGCTGTTCCTCGATTCAAATGTCCTTTTCACAGCCGCGCATAATCCGAATGGAAAGGCGGCGTTCCTTTTCGATCTGGCCGACGAGGGGCATTGGGAGCTTCGCACGAGCGCCTATGCGGCGGAAGAGGCACGGCGCAATATCGCGGCCAAGTTCCCGAAGTCGCTGGATCGGCTCGATAGATTGCTTTCGAATTTGAGTGTCGTCCCCTCGGGGACAGGCCGATCCTGCCCTGTCGATCTGCCGGAAAAAGACCGGCCCATATTCGAGGCGGCCATGAAGTGCGGGGCGACACATCTGCTCACTGGAGATCGGAAACATTTCGGATTTCTCATGAACCGGCCGGATCTTACTGCAGGAATCGTCATCCGGACAGTCGCCGGGTTCCTCGAAAAGCTCTAA
- a CDS encoding complex I NDUFA9 subunit family protein, whose amino-acid sequence MKIAGRFPHHRYMTYSAFMDFREILVTGGTGFVGTHVCRALIARGFLPRLLVRPGSEDRIPADIRERGRFTLGDVTDREAVEYAMQGTTAVVHLVGIIREFPEKGITFERLHVAATRNVVDAARRWNLSRIVHMSALGAKAGGTTGYFDSKGRAEEYVRRSGLSWTILRPSVIFGPGDQFINELARLLRIAPFLPVPGNGEYLMQPVFVGDVAKGFADSFLRPETEGRSFDVGGPERLSYNELLDRVAAGKGRRARKVHVPLSILRPVVRRMQRYGKFPLTTDQLEMLLAGNVCDSGPFYSAYDFAPFPLSGYLSGTPISATGSEGNKLPTAANV is encoded by the coding sequence ATGAAGATCGCCGGCCGCTTCCCGCATCATAGATACATGACGTATAGTGCGTTCATGGATTTCCGGGAAATCCTGGTCACCGGCGGAACGGGGTTCGTCGGCACGCACGTGTGCCGCGCCCTGATCGCGCGCGGATTCCTGCCCAGGCTGCTGGTCCGGCCGGGGTCGGAGGACCGCATCCCCGCGGATATCCGGGAAAGAGGGCGGTTCACCCTGGGCGACGTGACGGACCGGGAGGCCGTGGAGTACGCGATGCAAGGGACCACCGCGGTGGTCCACCTGGTCGGGATCATAAGGGAATTTCCCGAAAAGGGTATTACGTTCGAGCGCCTTCACGTCGCCGCGACCCGGAACGTCGTCGACGCCGCGAGGCGATGGAACCTGTCGCGCATAGTGCACATGAGCGCTTTGGGCGCGAAGGCGGGTGGAACGACCGGATACTTCGATTCGAAGGGGCGCGCGGAGGAGTACGTGCGCCGTTCCGGCCTGTCGTGGACGATCCTGCGACCCTCCGTCATCTTCGGTCCGGGGGACCAATTCATCAACGAGCTCGCGAGGCTCTTGCGGATCGCCCCCTTTCTCCCGGTCCCCGGGAATGGAGAGTACCTCATGCAGCCGGTGTTCGTGGGGGATGTGGCGAAAGGGTTCGCGGACTCGTTCCTGCGCCCGGAAACTGAGGGACGGTCGTTCGATGTCGGCGGGCCCGAGCGGCTTTCCTACAACGAACTGCTCGACCGCGTGGCGGCAGGGAAGGGGCGCCGCGCAAGGAAGGTACACGTTCCATTGTCCATTCTGAGACCCGTCGTTCGGCGGATGCAACGTTACGGCAAATTCCCCCTGACGACGGACCAGCTCGAGATGCTTCTTGCAGGAAACGTATGCGACAGCGGACCTTTCTATTCCGCATACGATTTTGCGCCGTTTCCCCTGTCGGGTTACCTCTCCGGTACGCCGATTTCCGCCACCGGAAGTGAGGGCAATAAATTACCCACAGCAGCGAATGTGTGA
- a CDS encoding zinc ribbon domain-containing protein — protein sequence MPTYSYVCKKCGKQFLEILSFREYEEGKRKCPKCGSANVVQVLEGFYAKTSKKS from the coding sequence ATGCCAACCTATTCGTATGTCTGCAAAAAGTGCGGCAAACAGTTTCTCGAAATCCTTTCTTTCCGGGAATACGAGGAAGGAAAGCGGAAGTGTCCCAAATGCGGCAGCGCCAACGTCGTGCAGGTGCTGGAAGGGTTCTACGCGAAGACGTCCAAAAAATCTTAG
- a CDS encoding OmpA family protein: MNFKNLSSLNDFVPGDRTLFFDDFSETDEGEFPRKWTLRSPFEFSEKKVPVEVVRHNGKKYLRFRPSDVRVDVGTILFVRFNPGKDMPERFTVEFDAVFPVVPRIDQSPVYQVLLFNGGTRYRERTTNFGQRNAAGVGSDQATSANLFASYEMGDGQIHHVAISVNGSFIKTYVDGERVINDPDGLVRPVNFIGMEMVFQTGHGIQPLMFTNFRVAAGGKEIKSALNTDGKIVTHGIRFDTGSAEIRRESFPTLERIRGLIAEDRSLRFSIEGHTDNQGTSRLNGPLSERRAESVKAWLIEKGIEPERLATRGWGQAKPLEANDSAEGRANNRRVEFVRLP; the protein is encoded by the coding sequence GTGAATTTTAAAAATCTCTCCTCCCTGAATGACTTCGTCCCGGGGGATCGGACTCTCTTCTTCGACGATTTCAGCGAAACGGACGAAGGGGAATTCCCGAGGAAATGGACGCTCCGAAGCCCATTCGAATTCAGCGAGAAAAAAGTTCCCGTCGAGGTCGTACGGCATAACGGGAAAAAATATTTACGATTCAGACCTTCCGATGTCCGTGTAGATGTCGGTACGATCCTCTTCGTGAGATTCAATCCGGGGAAAGACATGCCGGAGCGATTCACCGTGGAATTCGATGCGGTTTTTCCTGTTGTGCCGCGGATCGATCAATCTCCAGTTTACCAGGTACTCCTTTTCAACGGAGGAACCCGCTACCGTGAAAGGACTACAAATTTCGGGCAACGAAATGCCGCAGGCGTCGGTTCCGATCAGGCCACATCAGCCAACCTCTTCGCCAGTTATGAAATGGGTGACGGACAGATCCATCATGTGGCTATAAGCGTAAACGGTTCCTTTATCAAGACATACGTGGATGGAGAGAGAGTCATCAATGACCCCGACGGTCTTGTCCGTCCCGTGAATTTCATCGGGATGGAAATGGTATTCCAGACCGGTCACGGCATACAGCCGCTCATGTTCACGAACTTCCGCGTAGCCGCGGGAGGGAAAGAGATCAAGTCGGCACTCAACACGGACGGCAAAATCGTTACTCACGGAATCAGGTTCGACACGGGATCGGCAGAGATCCGGCGCGAATCCTTCCCGACCCTTGAGAGAATCCGTGGGCTGATCGCGGAAGATCGTTCTCTGCGTTTCTCGATCGAGGGGCATACCGACAACCAGGGAACGTCCCGACTCAACGGGCCACTCTCCGAGCGGCGCGCGGAATCCGTGAAGGCATGGCTTATCGAAAAGGGGATCGAGCCGGAAAGGCTTGCGACGCGGGGATGGGGGCAGGCCAAGCCCCTCGAAGCCAACGATTCCGCCGAGGGGAGGGCGAACAACCGCCGCGTGGAATTCGTGCGGCTGCCGTAG
- a CDS encoding TIGR00730 family Rossman fold protein translates to MSEFVDGFESLRNVGPAVSVFGSARTKRNDWAYQLTVKTTELLSRAGYSIISGGGPGIMEAANRGAKRGKGLSIGLNIQLPMEQQMNRFQDKSLQFRHFFSRKVMFVKYASGYVIMPGGFGTLDEFFEALTLLQTGKIRRFPVVMMGKKYWDGLIRWMEKTMVAEGTISRSDLDYFFVTDEPREASDHIIKFHKERVLPVGERRKSMLPPEEPPTL, encoded by the coding sequence ATGAGCGAGTTCGTGGACGGGTTCGAATCTCTTCGGAACGTGGGGCCGGCGGTCTCCGTTTTCGGAAGCGCGCGAACGAAAAGAAACGATTGGGCATACCAACTGACGGTCAAGACCACCGAGCTTCTCTCCCGCGCCGGCTACTCGATCATTTCCGGCGGAGGACCCGGAATCATGGAGGCCGCCAACCGCGGCGCCAAGAGGGGGAAGGGGCTTTCCATCGGGCTCAACATCCAGCTTCCGATGGAACAACAGATGAACCGGTTCCAGGACAAATCGCTCCAGTTCCGCCACTTCTTTTCACGCAAGGTCATGTTCGTCAAATACGCCTCCGGTTACGTCATCATGCCGGGAGGATTCGGCACGCTCGACGAGTTCTTCGAAGCGTTGACCCTCCTCCAGACCGGGAAGATACGCCGCTTTCCGGTGGTGATGATGGGGAAGAAATACTGGGACGGCCTCATCCGGTGGATGGAAAAGACCATGGTGGCGGAGGGAACGATTTCCCGGTCGGACCTCGATTATTTCTTCGTCACCGACGAGCCGCGCGAAGCTTCCGATCACATCATAAAGTTCCACAAGGAGCGCGTCCTCCCCGTCGGCGAACGCAGGAAATCGATGCTCCCGCCCGAGGAGCCCCCGACGCTTTAA
- a CDS encoding ATP-dependent 6-phosphofructokinase — protein MLTADHLKVAQVAERRFRSPINLSSTRGDLLGDFVPDEARVRFQVVLMPGEEVRDDLQFEKAGPRELLAFNPPDTRAAIVTCGGLCPGMNNVIRSLYYALSHNYGLNDIFGVRYGYRGFNLSNGIPPVRITRSFVENIHRHGGTALGTSRGPEDPRIIVGLLEREKIQLLFCIGGDGTQKGAHAIHEEAVRRGYPLSVVGIPKTIDNDIQFVWQTFGFSTALEKARDYIGSAHEEARGAPNGVSIVKVMGRDAGFIAAGATLASQEVNITLIPEITFDLDGAGGFLEVLKDRVVGRHHAVVVVAEGAGRDLLGGPVGKDASGNPKYADIGIFLRNAITVFFDRSGIPINLRYFDPSYLIRSAPANLEDSLLCDQLARNAAHAALAGKTDVMVGFWHNTHIHVPIPTVVSGKKQVSPESELWTAVLAATGQPARFGGNSA, from the coding sequence ATGCTGACGGCTGACCATCTGAAGGTCGCACAGGTTGCGGAACGGCGGTTCCGCTCTCCAATCAACCTGTCCTCCACCCGCGGTGACCTGCTCGGCGATTTCGTCCCGGACGAGGCGCGGGTCCGGTTCCAGGTGGTGCTAATGCCCGGCGAAGAGGTGCGGGACGACCTTCAATTCGAGAAGGCCGGTCCCCGCGAGCTCCTTGCCTTCAATCCCCCGGATACCCGTGCAGCGATCGTAACCTGCGGCGGGCTCTGCCCGGGAATGAACAACGTGATCCGGTCCCTGTACTATGCGCTGTCCCACAATTACGGCCTCAATGATATATTCGGCGTCCGCTACGGTTACCGCGGATTCAATCTTTCAAACGGGATTCCTCCCGTCCGGATCACTCGGAGCTTCGTGGAAAACATTCACCGTCACGGAGGGACCGCCCTCGGGACTTCCCGTGGACCGGAGGACCCTCGCATAATCGTCGGCCTGCTGGAACGGGAAAAAATACAGCTCCTGTTCTGCATCGGCGGAGACGGGACGCAGAAGGGAGCGCATGCAATCCATGAAGAGGCCGTCCGCCGCGGCTATCCCCTTTCCGTAGTCGGCATCCCGAAGACCATCGACAACGACATCCAGTTCGTCTGGCAGACGTTCGGTTTTTCGACGGCCCTCGAGAAGGCGCGGGATTATATCGGCAGCGCTCACGAAGAAGCCCGGGGGGCGCCGAACGGCGTCAGCATCGTCAAGGTCATGGGCAGGGACGCGGGCTTCATCGCGGCCGGAGCGACGCTCGCAAGCCAGGAAGTGAACATAACGCTCATCCCCGAAATTACCTTCGATCTCGACGGGGCGGGGGGTTTCCTCGAAGTCCTGAAGGACCGCGTCGTCGGAAGGCACCATGCGGTGGTCGTCGTTGCGGAGGGAGCGGGACGCGATCTATTGGGCGGCCCCGTCGGAAAAGACGCCTCGGGAAATCCGAAGTACGCCGATATCGGGATTTTCCTCAGGAACGCCATCACCGTGTTCTTCGACCGGTCCGGCATTCCGATCAACCTGCGCTACTTCGACCCGAGCTACCTGATCCGCAGCGCGCCTGCGAACCTCGAAGACAGCCTGCTATGCGATCAGCTCGCCAGGAACGCGGCGCATGCGGCGCTGGCGGGAAAGACCGACGTCATGGTCGGGTTCTGGCACAACACACACATTCATGTTCCGATACCTACGGTGGTTTCGGGGAAAAAACAGGTAAGCCCGGAGAGCGAACTGTGGACCGCCGTCCTTGCGGCAACGGGACAGCCCGCCCGGTTCGGCGGAAATTCCGCGTAA
- a CDS encoding AbrB/MazE/SpoVT family DNA-binding domain-containing protein has product MKESVTVSAKGQITLPAKVRKRLGLAAGGVLILVERKDGIVLRPAAVMEITTFSDIDIAAWDKEDRLADAERTVIRKRAGRRH; this is encoded by the coding sequence ATGAAGGAAAGCGTGACGGTTTCCGCCAAGGGGCAGATAACCCTGCCTGCAAAAGTCAGGAAGCGGCTGGGGCTCGCCGCCGGAGGAGTCCTGATCCTCGTGGAACGGAAAGACGGGATAGTTCTCCGTCCGGCGGCCGTGATGGAGATCACGACCTTTTCGGATATTGATATAGCCGCGTGGGACAAGGAAGACCGGCTGGCCGATGCTGAGCGGACCGTCATCCGGAAGCGCGCGGGACGCCGGCATTGA
- a CDS encoding glutaredoxin family protein has protein sequence MGNRIIVYTTSWCRDCKRAKKFLDERGIAYEEVDIETNPDAAEIVMKLNDGMRKVPTLDIEGTIVSGDAFDAARFEKDLKAAGVV, from the coding sequence GTGGGGAATCGGATTATCGTATATACGACCTCATGGTGCCGCGATTGCAAACGGGCAAAGAAGTTCCTCGATGAACGTGGAATTGCGTACGAGGAGGTCGATATCGAAACTAACCCCGATGCCGCCGAAATAGTGATGAAGCTCAACGACGGCATGAGAAAAGTCCCCACACTCGATATCGAAGGGACGATCGTATCGGGAGACGCATTCGACGCCGCACGGTTCGAAAAGGACCTGAAGGCCGCGGGAGTCGTTTGA